The region TGCCCACTCTAGCAACCTTTTCCGGTCTTGAGTATATGCAGCGAACCCGTCTTAATACCCTGCTTGATCGTCTAGGCGCTGGCATTCAGGAGCAGTTAAAAAATCCATGGCGACGGCTAGCAACCCTGAGTATTGCCTTTCTCTTTGGGGTGTTCTTGGGCTTGGCAATTTCTTCTAGTGCGGGTCAACTGGGCTATTTAGATATTATCGCCTCAAGCATGGTGGCGATCGCTGCCGAAGTGATTAGTGCGCTATTTTATAGCGATCGCTGGAAACTGCGGCAAACCCTCTTTGGCGAAATGCTCAATGCTCTGAAGTTTGGTCTGCTCTATGGCTTGTTCCTCGTTGCCTTCCTTCTAGGCAGTTAGTTGCTGATACAATTGGGCACACCTGAAGGAGCATCGCTGCAATTTTGACCGCGATTCCCGACAAGGAACCGCCAGAAGACCTGGAAGCGCTCCTTGCAGCCGCAGCACCGGCAGACTGGCCAGTTGCATCCTAGAAACCCCAGGGCACGGTTTGGACGAGTGGCTGCTGCCCGTCTCTCACCTCTCTTTAGAGCCGCAGCAACCAGGAGCCTTGGCCATTTCTCTGGCACTGCGATCTACGGGACTTTTGAGCCAACCAGCAAGGGGCAGGAATACCCATTGACTTCCATGAAGAGAGGCTGGGATTCCCTTGGCACTCCCATATTTAAGAAAAAGGCTGTAATTTGAGTACAATAGTGGGATGCCAACGGCAGCTTGCCCTGTTGGTACGGCGTTTACCCCAAGTTAATCATTGCCTGCTATGGTTCAAGAGCGTAGTCTGCCCTCTTTGTCCATTCCCCAAACGGCCATTACCCGTGAGCAAGGGTTAATGCTCTATGAGGATATGGTCCTGGGGCGCACCTTTGAAGATAAGTGTGCCGAAATGTATTATCGGGGGCGGATGTTTGGCTTTGTGCACCTCTACAACGGTCAAGAGGCTGTCTCTACGGGCGTGATCAAGGCGATGCGTCCCGATGACTACGTCTGCAGTACCTATCGCGATCACGTCCATGCCCTGAGTGCCGGTATACCTGCCCGTGAGGTGATGGCTGAACTCTTTGGCAAGGCGACAGGCTGCAGCAAAGGCCGGGGCGGCTCAATGCACCTGTTTTCCGCCAAGCATAATTTCTTGGGGGGCTTTGCCTTTGTGGCTGAGGGGATTCCTGTGGCTACGGGGGCGGCCTTTCAGACACTGTATCGCCGTCAAGTGATGGGGGATGCCAAAGCCGATCAGGTCACCGCTTGCTTCTTTGGCGATGGTGCCAGCAATAATGGCCAGTTCTTTGAGTGCTTGAATATGGCCGCCCTCTGGAAGTTGCCTATTCTGTTTGTTGTAGAAAATAACAAGTGGGCGATCGGCATGGCCCATGAGCGTGCCAGTTCCGAAACAGAAATCTACAAGAAGGCCAAGGTCTTTGGCATGGTGGGTGAAGAAGTGGATGGTATGGATGTGCTGGCGGTGCGTACAGTGGCTGAGGCGGCAATCGCCCGTGCCCGTGCCGGTGAAGGCCCAACCCTCATTGAAGCTTTGACATATCGTTTCCGGGGTCACTCCCTTGCAGATCCCGATGAACTGCGCTCCAAGGAAGAGAAAGAATTTTGGCTAAAGCGGGATCCCATCAAGAAGCTGGGTGCCTACCTCGTGGAGCAAGAACTCGCCACTGGCGAAGACCTGC is a window of Thermosynechococcus vestitus BP-1 DNA encoding:
- the pdhA gene encoding pyruvate dehydrogenase (acetyl-transferring) E1 component subunit alpha, with the translated sequence MVQERSLPSLSIPQTAITREQGLMLYEDMVLGRTFEDKCAEMYYRGRMFGFVHLYNGQEAVSTGVIKAMRPDDYVCSTYRDHVHALSAGIPAREVMAELFGKATGCSKGRGGSMHLFSAKHNFLGGFAFVAEGIPVATGAAFQTLYRRQVMGDAKADQVTACFFGDGASNNGQFFECLNMAALWKLPILFVVENNKWAIGMAHERASSETEIYKKAKVFGMVGEEVDGMDVLAVRTVAEAAIARARAGEGPTLIEALTYRFRGHSLADPDELRSKEEKEFWLKRDPIKKLGAYLVEQELATGEDLRAIEQKVQAIVEDAVTFAEQSPEPKPEELYDYIFADE
- a CDS encoding DUF565 domain-containing protein codes for the protein MQRTRLNTLLDRLGAGIQEQLKNPWRRLATLSIAFLFGVFLGLAISSSAGQLGYLDIIASSMVAIAAEVISALFYSDRWKLRQTLFGEMLNALKFGLLYGLFLVAFLLGS